From a region of the Bradyrhizobium sp. KBS0727 genome:
- a CDS encoding efflux RND transporter periplasmic adaptor subunit yields MAFVIFASVALSACEQNSFVSPPPPKVEVAVPVQRSITRYLEATGNTAPIKNVDLVARVQGFLQTINYQDGTFVKEGTTLFTIEPDTYKLKLEQAQAAEAGAQASLRQAEADFKRQSDLVQRQAVSQATLDTSTSARDNAQANLQQAEVNTRIAAVNYGYTNVVAPFDGIVSAHLVSIGELVGAASPTQLATIVALDPIYVNFNVNEQDVLRVREEARRRGMTSDDLKSLPIEVGLQTDTGYPHKGKLDYAAPTINQSTGTLAVRGVLPNPDRVLLPGYYVRVRVPFEQQQNALLVPDVALGSDQAGRYVLVVNGENIVEPRKVRTGPLEGELRVIETGLKPDDRIVTAGLLRAIPGQKVDPQLQKIEAQPASKK; encoded by the coding sequence ATGGCTTTCGTCATATTCGCGTCCGTGGCCTTAAGTGCCTGCGAACAAAATAGTTTTGTTTCACCTCCACCGCCGAAAGTTGAAGTCGCCGTTCCAGTGCAACGGTCCATCACGCGCTATCTGGAAGCGACCGGCAATACCGCGCCGATCAAGAATGTCGATCTCGTCGCGCGCGTGCAGGGATTCTTGCAAACGATCAATTATCAGGACGGCACCTTCGTCAAGGAAGGCACCACGCTGTTTACGATCGAGCCCGATACCTACAAGCTGAAACTCGAGCAGGCGCAGGCGGCCGAAGCCGGCGCGCAGGCGTCGCTGAGGCAGGCCGAAGCCGACTTCAAGCGCCAGTCGGACCTGGTGCAGCGGCAGGCGGTCTCGCAGGCGACGCTGGATACCTCGACATCGGCGCGCGACAACGCGCAGGCGAATCTGCAGCAGGCCGAGGTCAATACGAGGATCGCGGCGGTCAATTACGGTTATACCAACGTCGTCGCACCGTTCGACGGCATCGTCAGCGCCCATCTCGTCTCCATCGGCGAACTCGTCGGCGCGGCGTCGCCGACGCAGCTTGCCACCATCGTGGCGCTCGATCCGATCTACGTGAACTTCAATGTCAACGAGCAGGACGTGCTGCGGGTTCGCGAAGAGGCTCGGCGGCGCGGCATGACGTCGGACGATCTCAAATCGCTGCCGATCGAGGTCGGCCTGCAGACCGACACCGGCTACCCGCACAAGGGCAAGCTCGACTATGCGGCGCCGACCATCAACCAGTCGACCGGCACGCTGGCGGTGCGCGGTGTGCTGCCCAATCCCGACCGCGTCTTGCTGCCGGGATACTACGTTCGCGTCCGCGTCCCCTTCGAGCAGCAACAGAATGCGCTGCTGGTGCCCGACGTTGCATTGGGCAGCGATCAGGCCGGCCGCTACGTGCTGGTCGTGAACGGCGAAAACATCGTCGAACCGCGCAAGGTCCGGACCGGACCGCTGGAGGGGGAGTTGCGCGTCATCGAAACCGGGTTGAAGCCCGATGACCGCATCGTCACTGCGGGACTGCTGCGCGCGATCCCAGGCCAGAAGGTCGATCCGCAACTGCAGAAGATCGAAGCGCAGCCGGCATCGAAAAAGTAG
- a CDS encoding 3-hydroxybenzoate 6-monooxygenase gives MDVRPVLIAGGGIGGLATALGLAQKGIRSILLEKASSLGEIGAGIQLGPNAFHAFDYLGVGEAARSMAVYIDQLRLMDAMTAEEITHVDLREAFRARFGNPYAVVHRGDLHGVFLRACESHDLIELRVSSEVTGYDQDGSSVTARLANGERVTGRLLIGADGLWSNVRKQVISDGPPRVSGHTTYRSVIPTEQMPEDLRWNAATLWAGPKCHIVHYPLSGWKVFNLVVTYHNDAPEPVAGKPVSDQEVMQGFGHVHERAREIIRHGKNWRLWVLCDRDPVERWVDGRVALLGDAAHPMLQYFAQGACQAMEDAVCLSHMLSHFDEQADALEAYRAQRFPRTAKVQMLSRAIGEHIYHPSGEHARIRNAIMRAKSQEDYLGDLTWLYGGTGLGS, from the coding sequence ATGGACGTGCGACCGGTCCTGATCGCGGGCGGCGGCATCGGCGGACTGGCCACGGCGCTTGGCCTGGCACAGAAGGGCATCCGCTCGATCCTGCTCGAGAAGGCTTCCAGCCTCGGCGAAATCGGCGCCGGTATCCAGCTCGGGCCCAATGCATTTCACGCCTTCGACTATCTCGGCGTCGGCGAGGCGGCGCGAAGCATGGCCGTCTATATCGATCAGCTCCGGCTGATGGATGCGATGACTGCCGAGGAGATCACCCATGTCGACCTGCGCGAGGCGTTTCGCGCGCGCTTCGGCAATCCCTATGCGGTGGTGCATCGCGGCGACCTGCATGGCGTCTTCCTGCGCGCCTGCGAGAGCCACGACCTGATCGAATTGCGCGTGAGCAGCGAGGTCACCGGCTACGACCAGGATGGCTCGTCGGTGACGGCGCGGCTGGCGAACGGCGAACGCGTCACGGGCCGGCTTCTGATCGGCGCCGACGGGCTGTGGTCCAACGTTCGCAAACAGGTCATCTCCGACGGACCGCCGCGGGTGTCCGGTCACACGACCTACCGCTCGGTGATTCCGACCGAACAGATGCCGGAAGATTTGCGCTGGAACGCGGCGACGCTGTGGGCCGGACCGAAATGCCACATCGTGCATTATCCGCTGTCGGGCTGGAAGGTGTTCAACCTCGTCGTCACCTATCACAACGACGCGCCGGAGCCGGTGGCGGGGAAGCCGGTTTCCGACCAGGAAGTCATGCAGGGCTTCGGCCACGTGCATGAGCGTGCGCGGGAAATCATCCGGCACGGCAAGAACTGGCGGCTATGGGTGCTATGCGACCGCGATCCCGTCGAGCGCTGGGTCGACGGCCGCGTCGCGCTGCTCGGCGACGCCGCGCATCCGATGCTGCAATATTTCGCACAAGGCGCCTGCCAGGCGATGGAAGACGCGGTGTGCCTGTCGCATATGCTGTCGCATTTTGATGAACAGGCCGACGCGCTTGAAGCCTATCGCGCGCAGCGCTTTCCGCGCACCGCGAAGGTGCAGATGCTGTCGCGCGCGATCGGCGAGCACATCTATCACCCATCCGGCGAACACGCCCGCATCCGCAACGCGATCATGCGTGCGAAATCGCAGGAAGATTATCTTGGCGATCTGACCTGGCTCTATGGCGGGACCGGGCTGGGGAGTTAG
- a CDS encoding benzoate-CoA ligase family protein: MTHEITDAVPRDNPGAREIGFTIPERYNASRILFDNLAEGHGDRLALTGPGGNTTYAELCADASRWGHGFQSLGLKRGDRILMFLDDTPAYPAAFFGAVLAGFVPLLINTLTPPDLLQFYLSDASATVAVADAEFTPRFNTEACKDTQLQTLIVVNGAAGEHAVPTALVAEPWLQGFATELAEADTGRDEMAFWMYSSGSTGRPKGIVHLQHDMAYSERAFARNVLKLTANDICFSVPKIFFAYGFGNAITFPFSVGAATLLLPGQPKPAAIFEAIGKYRPSHFFGLPTLYTSLTKADGASTADFSSLRMALSAAEVLSADVFNGWKTLTGLEIVEGLGSTEVLHIYLSNRPEQKKLGAAGLRVPGYEIALRNKDGRDVADNEEGILWVRGDSNTPLYWNRPDKSAETIRDGGWIYTGDRFVRDSDGFHFFRGRADDLIKISGQWVYPLEVELCLAEHPDIRECAVYAAELPDRRMTLKAVVVMNRSGFDANDATKRLQEYVKAKLLPYKYPREITFAEELPKTGTGKIDRQAVMKM, from the coding sequence ATGACGCACGAGATCACCGACGCTGTCCCGCGGGATAACCCCGGCGCGCGCGAGATCGGCTTTACGATTCCCGAGCGTTACAATGCCAGCCGCATCCTGTTCGATAATCTGGCCGAAGGCCACGGCGACCGACTGGCGCTCACCGGCCCCGGCGGCAACACCACTTATGCCGAACTCTGCGCCGACGCCTCGCGATGGGGTCACGGCTTTCAGTCGCTGGGCCTGAAACGCGGCGACCGCATCCTGATGTTCCTCGACGATACGCCGGCCTATCCGGCGGCATTTTTCGGCGCGGTGCTGGCGGGCTTCGTGCCGCTGTTGATCAACACGCTGACGCCGCCGGACCTGCTGCAGTTCTACCTCTCGGACGCCAGTGCCACGGTCGCGGTCGCCGATGCCGAATTCACGCCCCGATTCAACACCGAGGCCTGCAAGGACACGCAGCTGCAAACGCTGATCGTCGTCAATGGCGCCGCCGGCGAGCACGCCGTGCCCACCGCGCTGGTCGCCGAACCATGGCTGCAAGGTTTTGCCACCGAACTGGCGGAAGCCGACACCGGCCGGGACGAGATGGCGTTCTGGATGTACTCCTCGGGCTCGACCGGCCGCCCAAAGGGCATCGTGCATCTGCAGCACGACATGGCCTATAGCGAGCGGGCGTTCGCGCGCAACGTGCTCAAGCTGACGGCCAACGACATCTGCTTCTCGGTGCCAAAAATCTTTTTCGCCTATGGTTTTGGTAATGCCATCACCTTCCCGTTCTCGGTCGGTGCCGCGACGTTGCTGCTGCCGGGTCAGCCGAAACCGGCCGCGATTTTCGAGGCGATCGGAAAATATCGTCCGTCGCACTTCTTCGGATTGCCGACACTCTACACCTCGCTGACCAAAGCCGACGGCGCATCGACCGCCGATTTCTCGTCCCTGCGCATGGCGCTGTCGGCGGCCGAAGTGCTGTCGGCTGATGTCTTCAACGGCTGGAAGACGCTGACCGGCCTCGAAATTGTCGAAGGTCTCGGCTCTACCGAAGTGCTGCACATCTACCTTTCCAACCGGCCCGAACAGAAAAAGCTCGGTGCCGCCGGTCTGCGCGTGCCCGGCTACGAAATCGCGCTACGTAACAAGGACGGCCGCGACGTTGCCGACAACGAGGAAGGCATCTTGTGGGTGCGCGGCGACTCCAACACGCCGCTGTACTGGAACCGGCCCGACAAATCCGCCGAGACGATCCGCGACGGCGGCTGGATCTACACCGGCGACCGCTTCGTGCGTGATTCCGACGGCTTTCACTTCTTCCGCGGCCGCGCCGACGACCTGATCAAGATCTCCGGCCAATGGGTCTACCCGCTCGAAGTCGAGCTCTGCCTCGCCGAACATCCCGACATCAGGGAATGCGCGGTCTACGCCGCCGAGCTGCCGGATCGCCGCATGACGCTGAAGGCGGTGGTGGTGATGAACAGGAGCGGCTTCGACGCTAACGATGCGACGAAGCGGCTGCAGGAGTACGTCAAGGCAAAGCTGCTTCCTTACAAATATCCGCGCGAGATCACGTTTGCCGAGGAGCTGCCGAAGACCGGCACGGGGAAGATCGACCGCCAGGCCGTGATGAAGATGTAG
- a CDS encoding ABC transporter ATP-binding protein, giving the protein MDLIADHISHRFGTLDVLDKVSFQVASGEVVAIVGPSGCGKSTLLSILGGLLRPSGGQAELRGAPPADSLNPLTFVFQDFALLPWCTVAENVEFPLVHTALDAAARRAVVDDALRRTGLSDFRDTYPKQLSGGMRQRVGIARALAVKPAILLMDEPLSALDSQTRELLMEDFIRLLADGGMAAVYVTHNLEEAVRLADRIVVLSRRPGRVREIVTIPMTRDERGGIEARGKLIGLQNDLWSLIREEAIDAEREVQHA; this is encoded by the coding sequence ATGGACCTGATCGCCGACCATATCAGTCACCGTTTCGGCACGCTCGACGTGCTCGACAAGGTGTCGTTCCAGGTCGCTTCCGGCGAGGTGGTCGCGATCGTCGGTCCTTCCGGCTGCGGCAAGAGCACGCTGCTATCGATCCTTGGCGGCCTGCTGCGGCCGAGCGGAGGGCAGGCCGAACTGCGCGGCGCGCCGCCCGCCGACAGCCTCAACCCGCTGACCTTCGTGTTCCAAGACTTTGCACTGCTGCCCTGGTGCACGGTAGCGGAGAACGTCGAGTTTCCGCTGGTGCATACGGCGCTGGACGCCGCCGCGCGCCGCGCCGTCGTCGACGACGCGCTGCGCCGGACCGGGCTGTCCGATTTTCGCGACACCTACCCCAAGCAATTGTCGGGCGGCATGCGCCAGCGTGTCGGCATCGCGCGGGCGCTCGCGGTCAAGCCCGCGATCCTGTTGATGGATGAGCCGCTGTCGGCACTGGATTCGCAGACCCGCGAATTGCTGATGGAGGATTTCATCCGCCTGCTTGCCGACGGCGGGATGGCCGCGGTCTATGTCACGCACAATCTGGAAGAAGCCGTGCGGCTCGCCGATCGCATCGTGGTGTTGTCGCGCCGTCCCGGCCGCGTCCGCGAGATCGTGACCATCCCGATGACGCGCGACGAGCGCGGCGGTATCGAGGCGCGCGGCAAACTGATCGGTTTGCAGAACGATCTGTGGTCCCTGATCCGCGAAGAGGCAATCGACGCCGAGCGCGAGGTCCAGCATGCTTGA
- the gtdA gene encoding gentisate 1,2-dioxygenase, whose translation MEAVQKTPEREAFYKKIDGENLSALWNVMGDLITPEPRSACRPHLWKFDAIRDYMTEAGKLITAKEAERRVLVLENPGLRGQSKITTSLFAGVQMVVPGDVAPAHRHSQSALRFVLEGKGAATAVDGERTLMEPGDFVITPSMTWHDHSNETSEPMFWLDGLDIPMVQFFDASFAEGSNEDQQKITRPAGDSFARYGHNLLPVDEKRKSKTSPIFNYPYSYTREALEQAKTRNEWDACHGLKLKFSNPETGDFAMPTIGTFIQMLPKGFKTARYRSTDATVFAAIEGKGRSRIGDQTFEWGARDLFVVPSWQWVTHEADTDSVLFSFSDRPVQQKLDLFREDRGNA comes from the coding sequence ATGGAAGCCGTGCAGAAGACCCCGGAACGCGAGGCGTTCTACAAGAAGATCGACGGCGAAAATCTCTCCGCGCTGTGGAACGTGATGGGCGACCTGATCACGCCGGAGCCGCGCTCGGCCTGCCGGCCGCATTTGTGGAAGTTCGATGCGATCCGCGACTACATGACCGAGGCCGGCAAGCTGATCACCGCCAAGGAAGCCGAGCGGCGGGTGCTGGTGCTGGAAAACCCCGGTTTGCGCGGGCAATCGAAAATCACCACGTCACTGTTTGCCGGTGTGCAGATGGTGGTCCCGGGCGACGTCGCGCCGGCGCACCGGCATAGCCAGTCGGCCTTGCGTTTCGTGCTCGAAGGCAAGGGTGCCGCGACCGCGGTCGACGGCGAACGCACCCTGATGGAGCCCGGCGATTTCGTGATCACGCCGTCGATGACCTGGCACGACCATTCCAACGAAACCTCCGAGCCGATGTTCTGGCTCGACGGCCTCGATATCCCGATGGTGCAATTTTTCGATGCGTCGTTTGCCGAAGGATCCAACGAGGACCAGCAGAAGATCACCCGTCCCGCCGGCGATAGCTTTGCCCGCTACGGTCACAATTTGCTGCCGGTCGACGAGAAGCGCAAATCGAAGACCTCGCCGATCTTCAACTATCCCTACAGCTACACCCGCGAGGCGCTGGAGCAGGCCAAGACCCGCAACGAATGGGATGCCTGCCACGGGCTGAAGCTGAAATTCTCGAACCCGGAAACCGGCGATTTCGCGATGCCGACCATCGGCACCTTCATCCAGATGCTGCCGAAGGGTTTTAAAACTGCGCGCTATCGCTCCACCGATGCGACCGTGTTCGCGGCGATCGAGGGCAAGGGCCGAAGCCGGATCGGCGACCAGACGTTCGAGTGGGGCGCGCGCGACCTGTTCGTGGTGCCGAGCTGGCAATGGGTCACCCACGAGGCAGATACGGATTCTGTGCTGTTCAGTTTCTCGGACCGCCCGGTGCAGCAGAAGCTCGATCTGTTCCGTGAGGATCGCGGCAACGCGTGA
- a CDS encoding FAD-dependent monooxygenase: protein MRIAVIGGGPGGLYFAYLWKRRHPDAEIDLFEQNPEGATWGFGVVFSEQALEFLRADDPETVDAITPRMESWKNITLNLRGESVEIDGVGFSSIGRLELLTILQQRVRTAGVTPRYDTTIQSVDELRRYDLIVAADGLNSLVRRGFEQAFGASVSHSTNKFAWYGTSKRFATLSQTFVKTDLGSFNAHHYRYAPAMSTFLVECDAATWQAYGFEHKTIEQSQAICEAVFADTLDGHALVSNKSVWRNFPWIWNENWSSRNMVLIGDALHSAHFSIGSGTRLAIEDAIALTKALEAETEISAALARYQAERKPIVKKLVTAARTSAGWYEHFPEHMKLDLMDFAHSYITRSGRIDDIRLRAMSPKFMARYEAAKQSGSRS, encoded by the coding sequence GTGCGTATCGCCGTGATCGGCGGAGGCCCTGGCGGTCTCTACTTCGCCTATCTCTGGAAGCGGCGTCATCCGGACGCCGAGATCGACCTGTTCGAACAGAACCCCGAAGGCGCGACCTGGGGTTTTGGCGTGGTGTTCTCCGAACAGGCGCTGGAATTCCTGCGCGCCGACGACCCCGAGACGGTCGACGCGATTACGCCACGGATGGAGAGCTGGAAGAACATCACGCTCAACCTGCGCGGTGAAAGCGTCGAAATCGACGGCGTCGGCTTCTCCTCGATCGGCCGGCTCGAATTGCTGACCATCCTGCAGCAGCGGGTCCGCACCGCCGGCGTTACGCCGCGATACGACACGACGATTCAATCGGTCGACGAACTCAGGAGATACGACCTGATCGTTGCCGCCGACGGGTTGAACTCGCTGGTGCGCCGCGGCTTCGAGCAGGCGTTCGGCGCCTCGGTCTCGCATTCGACCAACAAATTCGCCTGGTACGGCACCAGCAAACGCTTTGCCACGCTGTCGCAGACCTTCGTGAAGACCGATCTCGGATCGTTCAACGCCCATCACTACCGCTATGCGCCCGCCATGAGCACCTTCCTGGTCGAATGCGACGCGGCGACGTGGCAGGCCTATGGTTTCGAACACAAGACGATCGAGCAGTCGCAGGCGATCTGCGAGGCAGTCTTCGCCGACACCCTCGACGGCCATGCGCTGGTGTCGAACAAATCGGTGTGGCGCAATTTTCCCTGGATCTGGAACGAGAACTGGTCGTCGCGGAATATGGTGCTGATCGGCGATGCCCTGCACTCGGCGCACTTCTCGATCGGCTCGGGAACGCGGCTCGCGATCGAGGACGCGATCGCGCTCACCAAGGCGCTGGAGGCGGAGACGGAGATTTCCGCGGCGCTTGCCCGCTATCAGGCCGAGCGCAAGCCGATCGTGAAGAAACTGGTGACGGCCGCGCGCACCAGCGCCGGCTGGTACGAGCATTTCCCCGAACACATGAAGCTCGATCTGATGGATTTCGCCCATAGCTACATCACCCGTTCGGGGCGGATCGACGATATCAGGTTGCGCGCGATGTCGCCGAAATTCATGGCGCGCTACGAAGCCGCGAAGCAAAGCGGGAGCCGGTCATGA
- a CDS encoding cysteine rich repeat-containing protein yields MTNTLTRAATLGAVITAAIFASAAPAFPQVPTQAQRDAIKSECRSDYMAHCSSIPPGGEASLQCLQKNMSSLAPGCQSAVKAVEAPAAPKAESAPAAPKVESAPSGETAKPAAETAPPKTSTPQTSTPKTPPPPKAAAAKQPTGAQISAIRSACRSDYPKVCAGVPTGGAPALQCLETNKAKLSAGCEKAVAAATGGVAAPAAGTAPAAAGAAPAAAAAPAAPVVIVLRPMRPREELFVLRSACGGDVRTICGGVAPGGGRIVQCLATNAARLSPPCQDVLSQFRAQ; encoded by the coding sequence ATGACCAACACGTTGACACGTGCAGCGACGCTTGGTGCCGTGATCACGGCCGCAATTTTCGCGAGTGCCGCACCTGCGTTCCCGCAAGTCCCGACCCAGGCACAGCGTGACGCCATCAAGTCAGAATGCAGATCCGATTACATGGCGCATTGCTCCAGCATTCCGCCGGGTGGCGAGGCCTCGCTGCAATGCCTGCAGAAGAACATGTCGAGCCTTGCCCCGGGTTGTCAGAGCGCCGTGAAAGCCGTCGAAGCGCCGGCCGCACCGAAGGCTGAATCTGCACCTGCGGCGCCGAAGGTCGAGTCCGCGCCATCGGGCGAGACCGCCAAGCCGGCCGCCGAGACCGCGCCGCCCAAGACTTCGACACCCCAGACTTCAACTCCCAAGACACCGCCACCGCCGAAGGCCGCGGCAGCGAAGCAGCCGACCGGCGCGCAGATTTCCGCGATACGCAGCGCCTGCCGCTCCGACTATCCAAAGGTCTGCGCGGGCGTCCCGACCGGCGGCGCCCCGGCACTGCAATGCCTGGAAACGAACAAGGCAAAGCTCTCGGCCGGTTGCGAGAAGGCCGTCGCCGCGGCGACCGGCGGCGTAGCGGCGCCCGCGGCTGGAACGGCTCCGGCTGCCGCGGGAGCGGCCCCCGCCGCTGCGGCAGCACCCGCTGCCCCCGTCGTGATCGTGCTGCGCCCGATGCGGCCGCGCGAAGAACTGTTCGTGCTGCGTTCGGCCTGCGGCGGCGATGTCCGCACCATCTGCGGCGGCGTGGCCCCCGGCGGCGGCCGGATCGTGCAGTGTCTGGCGACCAACGCCGCGCGGCTTTCGCCGCCATGTCAGGATGTGCTGTCGCAGTTCAGGGCACAGTAG
- the maiA gene encoding maleylacetoacetate isomerase yields the protein MKLHGYFRSAAAYRVRIALNLKGMRPEHLAHHLRKGEQCAPAYLAINPQGLVPALENDAGAVLTQSLAIVEWLDEIYPEPPLLPKDPLRRAKVRAFSMALACDTHPVQNLKVLNRLRQLGISEDKVTEWAAWANREGLGACEALIADEQGPFCFGPVPTMADLSLVPQLGNARRFGVDVSVYPRLLKAEAAAREMKAFADAAPDRQPDAE from the coding sequence ATGAAGCTGCACGGCTATTTCCGCAGTGCCGCGGCATACCGGGTCAGGATCGCGCTTAATCTGAAGGGGATGCGGCCCGAGCACCTCGCGCATCACCTTCGCAAGGGTGAGCAATGCGCGCCGGCCTATCTCGCCATCAACCCGCAGGGTCTGGTGCCGGCGCTGGAGAACGATGCCGGCGCGGTTCTCACCCAGTCGCTTGCCATCGTCGAATGGCTGGATGAGATCTATCCCGAACCGCCCTTGTTGCCGAAAGACCCGCTGCGCCGCGCCAAAGTCCGCGCGTTTTCCATGGCGCTCGCCTGCGACACCCACCCGGTGCAAAATCTGAAAGTGCTGAACCGGCTGCGCCAGCTCGGAATATCGGAGGACAAGGTCACGGAGTGGGCGGCCTGGGCCAACCGCGAGGGGCTCGGCGCCTGCGAAGCGCTGATCGCGGATGAGCAGGGGCCGTTCTGTTTCGGGCCGGTGCCGACCATGGCCGACCTGTCGCTGGTGCCGCAGCTTGGCAATGCGCGCCGCTTCGGTGTCGACGTCTCGGTCTATCCGCGCCTGCTCAAGGCCGAGGCCGCGGCGAGGGAAATGAAGGCGTTCGCGGACGCTGCACCGGATAGGCAGCCCGATGCCGAGTAA
- a CDS encoding cysteine rich repeat-containing protein yields MYRALLTAATLLCVSQTAFAQELTAAQRDACKGDYVKYCKSVVPGGGRIIACLAKESDKLTPACKMVLEAAEKK; encoded by the coding sequence ATGTACCGCGCCCTCCTTACCGCAGCCACCCTGCTTTGCGTTTCGCAGACCGCATTCGCGCAGGAATTGACCGCCGCGCAGCGCGACGCCTGCAAGGGCGACTACGTGAAATACTGCAAGAGCGTGGTCCCCGGCGGCGGGCGGATCATCGCCTGCCTCGCCAAGGAGAGCGACAAGCTGACCCCCGCCTGCAAGATGGTGCTGGAGGCGGCAGAGAAGAAATAG
- a CDS encoding ABC transporter permease — protein sequence MLDRATSQATRPEGETRPVAFRGAGFTPRAGRASGWIALALVIAFWQLAGSAGWVNSLFLPAPSAIVVAIYKLALSGALWQHLSWSIMRIGSGWVLGTTAGIIVGFAIGLSTLARGVGITFISALFPIPKIALLPLLILWLGIGEEPKIATIALGVFFSTAISVYSGVDAVPRNLIRMAQSFNVPFHAIVTRVIWPGAMPSILAGFRITASVALLLVVSAEMIGAQYGIGAFVLQAGNLMQTDQLLAGVVILSLFGLAVGRLINWLEARLLHWR from the coding sequence ATGCTTGACCGCGCGACATCGCAGGCTACGAGGCCGGAAGGCGAGACGCGCCCGGTTGCGTTCCGCGGCGCCGGTTTTACGCCGCGCGCAGGCCGTGCCTCCGGCTGGATCGCGCTGGCGCTGGTGATCGCGTTCTGGCAGTTGGCCGGCAGCGCCGGCTGGGTCAATTCGCTGTTCCTGCCGGCACCGTCGGCGATTGTGGTCGCCATCTACAAGCTCGCGCTGTCAGGTGCGCTCTGGCAGCATCTGTCGTGGTCGATCATGCGGATCGGATCCGGGTGGGTACTTGGCACCACAGCCGGGATCATCGTCGGCTTCGCGATCGGACTCTCGACCCTGGCGCGCGGCGTCGGCATCACCTTCATCTCGGCGCTGTTTCCGATTCCGAAGATCGCGCTGCTGCCGCTGTTGATTCTCTGGCTCGGGATCGGCGAGGAGCCGAAGATCGCGACCATTGCGCTCGGCGTGTTCTTCTCTACCGCGATTTCCGTCTATAGCGGCGTCGACGCGGTGCCGCGCAACCTGATCCGGATGGCGCAGAGCTTTAATGTGCCGTTCCACGCCATCGTGACCCGGGTGATCTGGCCCGGCGCGATGCCCTCGATCTTGGCCGGATTCCGCATTACGGCTTCCGTCGCGCTGCTCTTGGTGGTCAGCGCCGAGATGATCGGCGCCCAGTACGGTATCGGCGCCTTCGTGCTGCAGGCAGGCAACCTGATGCAGACCGATCAGCTCCTCGCCGGCGTCGTGATCCTGTCGCTGTTCGGGCTGGCGGTGGGAAGGTTGATCAACTGGCTGGAAGCGCGGTTGCTGCACTGGCGGTAG
- a CDS encoding MarR family winged helix-turn-helix transcriptional regulator, producing the protein MPSKPAPVTPSAPITMDAVYAAPGYLFRRMQQIAVAIFVEECRAFDLTPVQYAALVAIHTHPGIDATRLSAVIAFDRSTLGNVIERLETKTLIERKPAREDKRVKLLYLTKAGSALLREIMPVVDRAQARMLQPLKPADRKTLLTLLTQLVDLNNEASRVPLRAEDALEHLGKSG; encoded by the coding sequence ATGCCGAGTAAGCCCGCGCCCGTTACCCCATCTGCGCCCATCACGATGGATGCGGTCTACGCCGCACCGGGCTATCTGTTCCGGCGGATGCAGCAGATCGCGGTCGCGATCTTTGTCGAGGAATGCCGGGCGTTCGACCTGACGCCGGTGCAATACGCCGCCCTGGTGGCGATCCACACCCATCCCGGTATCGACGCGACGCGGCTGTCCGCGGTGATCGCATTCGACCGCTCCACGCTCGGCAATGTGATCGAACGGCTGGAGACCAAAACCCTGATCGAGCGCAAACCGGCGCGCGAGGACAAGCGCGTCAAACTGCTCTATCTCACCAAGGCGGGCAGCGCCTTGCTGCGCGAAATCATGCCGGTGGTCGATCGGGCGCAGGCGCGGATGCTGCAGCCGCTGAAGCCGGCCGACCGCAAGACGCTGCTGACACTGCTGACGCAACTGGTCGATCTCAACAACGAAGCATCACGGGTGCCGCTGCGTGCCGAAGACGCGCTCGAACATCTGGGAAAGTCGGGCTGA